From Nomascus leucogenys isolate Asia chromosome 15, Asia_NLE_v1, whole genome shotgun sequence, a single genomic window includes:
- the DDI1 gene encoding protein DDI1 homolog 1 translates to MLITVYCVRRDLSEVTFSLQVSPDFELRNFKVLCEAESRVPAEEIQIIHMERLLIEDHCSLGSYGLKDGDIVVLLQKDYVGPRAPGRAPNQPRIDFSGIAVPRTSSSRPQHPGQQQQRTPAAQQSHGLASGETVAGPQGLGSPALIRSMLLSNPHDLSLLKERNPPLAEALLSGSLETFSQVLMEQQREKALREQKRLRLYAADPLDREAQAKIEEEIRQQNIEENMNIAIEEAPESFGQVTMLYINCKVNEYPLKAFVDSGAQMTIMSQACAERCNIMRLVDRRWAGVAKGVGTQRIIGRVHLAQIQIEGDFLQCSFSILKDQPMDMLLGLDMLRRHQCSIDLKKNVLVIGTTGTQTYFLPEGELPLCSRMVNGQDESSDKEITHSFMDSGRKEH, encoded by the coding sequence ATGCTGATCACCGTGTATTGCGTGCGGAGGGACCTCTCCGAGGTCACCTTCTCTCTCCAGGTCAGCCCCGACTTTGAGCTCCGAAACTTCAAGGTCCTCTGCGAGGCGGAGTCCAGAGTCCCCGCCGAAGAGATCCAGATCATCCACATGGAGCGACTCCTCATCGAGGACCACTGTTCCCTGGGCTCCTACGGCCTCAAAGATGGCGATATCGTGGTTTTACTGCAGAAGGACTATGTGGGACCTCGGGCTCCAGGGCGTGCCCCGAACCAGCCTCGTATAGACTTCAGCGGCATTGCGGTGCCCCGGACGTCCAGCTCCCGTCCGCAGCACCCTGGACAGCAGCAGCAGCGCACACCCGCTGCCCAGCAGTCACATGGCTTGGCCTCAGGAGAGACGGTGGCCGGCCCGCAAGGTCTGGGCAGCCCCGCCCTGATCCGCAGCATGCTGCTCTCCAACCCGCATGATCTATCCCTGCTCAAGGAACGCAACCCTCCCTTGGCCGAAGCCCTGCTCAGCGGAAGCCTTGAGACCTTTTCTCAGGTGCTGATGGAGCAGCAAAGGGAAAAGGCCTTGAGAGAGCAAAAGAGGCTTCGTCTCTACGCGGCCGACCCACTGGATCGGGAAGCTCAGGCcaaaatagaagaggaaatcCGGCAGCAGAACATTGAAGAAAACATGAATATAGCGATAGAAGAGGCCCCCGAGAGTTTCGGACAAGTGACGATGCTCTACATTAACTGCAAAGTGAATGAGTATCCTTTGAAGGCTTTTGTTGACTCGGGCGCCCAGATGACCATTATGAGCCAGGCTTGTGCCGAGCGATGTAACATCATGAGGCTGGTGGACCGACGGTGGGCTGGGGTTGCTAAAGGAGTGGGCACACAGAGAATTATTGGCCGTGTTCATCTAGCTCAGATTCAAATTGAAGGTGATTTCTTACAGTGCTCTTTCTCCATACTTAAGGATCAACCCATGGATATGCTTCTAGGCCTAGATATGCTCCGGAGACATCAATGTTCCATCGATTTGAAGAAAAATGTGCTGGTCATCGGCACCACTGGCACGCAGACTTACTTTCTTCCTGAGGGAGAGTTGCCCTTATGCTCTAGGATGGTAAATGGGCAAGATGAGTCTTCCGACAAGGAAATTACACATTCGTTCATGGATTCAGGACGAAAAGAGCATTAA